One window of the Streptomyces sp. TS71-3 genome contains the following:
- a CDS encoding DoxX family protein, with amino-acid sequence MNLALWIIACVLAAVFLAAGLMKMVQPKEKLVASGMGWAESFSPGGVKALGAVEVLGAVGVILPAAVGVADVLVAWAAVGMAITMLGATVVHARRKEAQSLPITVVLLILAVVVAWGRFGPYSF; translated from the coding sequence ATGAACCTCGCCTTGTGGATCATTGCTTGCGTACTGGCCGCCGTCTTCCTCGCGGCGGGCCTGATGAAGATGGTGCAGCCCAAGGAGAAGCTCGTGGCCTCCGGCATGGGCTGGGCCGAGAGCTTCTCGCCGGGCGGCGTCAAGGCCCTCGGCGCCGTCGAGGTCCTCGGCGCGGTCGGTGTGATACTCCCCGCCGCCGTCGGTGTCGCCGACGTCCTGGTGGCCTGGGCGGCCGTGGGCATGGCCATCACCATGCTGGGCGCGACGGTCGTGCACGCACGCCGCAAGGAGGCCCAGTCGCTGCCGATCACGGTGGTGCTGCTGATCCTTGCCGTGGTGGTGGCCTGGGGCCGCTTCGGCCCCTACTCCTTCTGA
- a CDS encoding MarR family winged helix-turn-helix transcriptional regulator produces MSPDEPRWLDEDERETWIALTAMLIRLAGGLDRQLQRDAGISHFEYQVLSGLSMSPERTLRMGELAVLAEGSLSRLSHVVKRLERQGWVRRTPDPGDGRYTLAILTDAGWDKVVASAPGHVREVRRLVFTPLTRAQQRQLLAITRRVNTALGSECPSWKPEGASEGPA; encoded by the coding sequence GTGAGCCCTGATGAACCCCGCTGGCTGGACGAGGACGAGCGCGAGACCTGGATCGCGCTGACGGCCATGCTGATCAGGCTCGCCGGAGGCCTCGACCGGCAACTCCAGCGCGACGCGGGCATCAGCCACTTCGAGTACCAGGTCCTGTCGGGGCTCTCCATGTCGCCCGAGCGCACCCTGAGGATGGGCGAGCTCGCGGTGCTCGCCGAGGGCTCGCTGTCGCGCCTGTCGCACGTCGTGAAGCGTCTGGAGCGGCAGGGCTGGGTCCGGCGCACGCCCGACCCCGGCGACGGCCGCTACACGCTCGCCATACTCACCGACGCCGGGTGGGACAAGGTGGTCGCCTCCGCCCCCGGCCATGTGCGGGAGGTCCGCCGGCTCGTCTTCACCCCCCTGACCCGGGCGCAGCAGAGGCAGCTGCTGGCCATCACCCGCCGGGTCAACACCGCTCTCGGCTCCGAATGCCCCTCGTGGAAGCCCGAAGGCGCCTCGGAGGGTCCGGCCTGA
- a CDS encoding MFS transporter — translation MEGDGGRPDHQRVVLGSLGLFTVLLGAALPLIDFFIVNVALSTIGEDLDAGPALLELVVAGYGLAYAVLLVLGGRLGDTFGRRRLFIAGLAAFGLTSLACGLAPDPWVLVIARVAQGAAAAMMMPQVLGTIHASTRGHRRARAVGLYGATQGLSMVVGQILGGVLVAADPWGSGWRSIFLVNVPIAAAGLILSTRTVPGTRSARPEPVDVPGTLLLTAALAALLLPLTEGRASGWPVWTWVLLAVSPFLALAFQRVEARADRLGRTPLVPPSLLRLVSLRRGLALLPPFGIGFGGLMFVLAISLQQGLRMTAVTAGLALAPFALSVFFASLAGPRMVTRYGAGNVVTSGCLMQFAGGALLLLTLWHYWPHLDAWGLIPAFAVIGFAQGLQLPVLFRIVLSDVPHERAGVGSGVMTTTQQSALALGVATIGSLFLALAGRWGMRDALLVTLLAWLGAVALTFVLSLRLPPTGSCGGPSSSPVRDRGRAEQRGVMAPCR, via the coding sequence GTGGAGGGCGACGGCGGCCGTCCCGATCACCAGCGGGTCGTACTGGGCTCGTTGGGCCTGTTCACCGTCCTGCTCGGTGCGGCCCTGCCGCTGATCGACTTCTTCATCGTCAACGTCGCCCTGTCGACCATCGGCGAGGACCTCGACGCAGGTCCCGCGCTGCTCGAACTGGTGGTGGCCGGGTACGGCCTGGCCTACGCGGTCCTGCTCGTCCTCGGAGGGCGGCTCGGCGACACGTTCGGCCGGCGCAGGCTCTTCATCGCCGGCCTGGCCGCCTTCGGGCTCACCTCGCTCGCGTGCGGGCTCGCGCCCGACCCGTGGGTGCTGGTGATCGCCCGGGTGGCCCAGGGGGCGGCGGCCGCGATGATGATGCCGCAGGTCCTGGGCACCATCCACGCCTCCACCCGTGGCCACCGCCGGGCCAGGGCGGTGGGCCTGTACGGTGCCACCCAGGGCCTGTCCATGGTGGTGGGCCAGATCCTCGGCGGCGTCCTCGTCGCCGCGGATCCGTGGGGCTCCGGCTGGCGCTCGATCTTCCTGGTGAACGTGCCGATAGCCGCGGCGGGCCTCATCCTGTCGACGCGCACCGTGCCGGGCACCCGCTCCGCACGGCCCGAGCCCGTCGACGTCCCGGGAACCCTCCTGCTCACCGCGGCACTCGCCGCGCTGCTGCTGCCGCTCACCGAGGGAAGGGCGAGCGGATGGCCGGTGTGGACCTGGGTCCTGCTCGCGGTGAGCCCGTTCCTCGCGCTGGCCTTCCAGCGCGTCGAGGCGAGGGCCGACCGGCTGGGCCGCACCCCGCTGGTGCCGCCGAGCCTGCTGCGCCTCGTCTCGCTGCGCCGCGGCCTCGCGCTCCTGCCGCCCTTCGGGATCGGCTTCGGCGGCCTGATGTTCGTGCTGGCCATCTCCTTGCAGCAGGGCCTGCGGATGACCGCGGTGACGGCGGGCCTCGCACTGGCACCGTTCGCGCTCTCCGTCTTCTTCGCCTCGCTCGCCGGTCCCCGGATGGTCACCCGGTACGGTGCGGGGAACGTGGTGACATCCGGCTGCCTGATGCAGTTCGCCGGCGGCGCCCTGCTGCTCCTGACCCTCTGGCACTACTGGCCGCACCTGGACGCGTGGGGCCTCATCCCCGCGTTCGCGGTCATCGGGTTCGCCCAGGGGTTGCAACTGCCGGTGCTCTTCCGCATCGTGCTCTCGGATGTCCCGCACGAGCGTGCGGGCGTGGGCAGCGGTGTGATGACCACGACCCAGCAGTCGGCGCTCGCACTCGGCGTCGCGACGATCGGCTCGCTCTTCCTGGCCCTGGCCGGCCGCTGGGGCATGCGGGACGCGCTGCTGGTGACGCTGCTGGCCTGGCTCGGCGCGGTCGCGCTGACCTTCGTGTTGAGCCTCAGGCTGCCGCCCACCGGCTCGTGCGGCGGGCCGTCCTCGTCCCCGGTTCGGGACCGGGGACGGGCGGAGCAGCGTGGCGTCATGGCCCCGTGCAGGTGA
- a CDS encoding alpha/beta fold hydrolase, with product MGTASRTRENLEVQRSDHTTIRYTASGPAGGPVLALIHGWACDRGDFDAVTDHLPGDHRVLAIDLAEHGESRSTRDVWTIEEFARDVAAVLEAESVDTCVVAGHSLGGAVAVEAGRLLPDTVSHVVALDALHYLSLFPAQSEERTEAVARVFRQDFPAAVRGLVEGGSPAGTATALTDAYVEKMVAVRQPAGLRSIEGLVHWDMDAALRETKQPITVFAVRDLVTREAVDRYGARFDIVLVDLGSHHFPVEAPEGTAKLLAGVVGTR from the coding sequence GTGGGGACTGCGAGCAGGACCAGGGAGAACCTTGAGGTGCAGCGGTCGGATCACACGACGATCCGGTACACGGCCAGCGGTCCGGCCGGAGGGCCGGTCCTGGCGCTCATCCACGGCTGGGCGTGCGACCGCGGCGACTTCGATGCGGTGACCGACCATCTGCCGGGGGACCACCGCGTCCTCGCGATCGACCTCGCCGAGCATGGCGAGTCGCGGTCGACGAGGGACGTCTGGACCATCGAGGAGTTCGCTCGCGACGTGGCGGCGGTACTGGAGGCCGAGTCGGTGGACACGTGCGTCGTGGCCGGGCACTCCCTCGGCGGTGCGGTCGCCGTCGAAGCCGGCCGGCTGCTGCCTGACACGGTCTCGCATGTGGTCGCACTCGACGCGCTGCACTATCTCTCCCTCTTCCCCGCGCAGAGCGAAGAGCGCACCGAGGCGGTGGCGCGCGTGTTCCGCCAGGACTTCCCCGCAGCGGTGCGGGGCCTCGTCGAGGGAGGTTCGCCGGCGGGGACCGCCACGGCTCTCACGGATGCGTACGTCGAGAAGATGGTCGCGGTGCGGCAGCCCGCGGGCCTGCGTTCCATCGAGGGCCTGGTGCACTGGGACATGGACGCGGCGCTGCGCGAGACGAAGCAGCCGATCACCGTGTTCGCGGTACGAGACCTGGTGACGCGAGAGGCGGTGGACCGCTACGGGGCGCGCTTCGACATCGTCCTGGTCGATCTGGGCAGCCACCACTTCCCGGTGGAGGCACCCGAAGGCACCGCGAAGCTCCTGGCCGGCGTGGTGGGGACGAGGTAG
- a CDS encoding pyridoxamine 5'-phosphate oxidase family protein, with protein sequence MDAFLQQPLTARIATSGPTVRPVWFLWEEGAFWTLTGPWARLFDRVKDDPNVALVVDECDLLTGRVRQVIARGRADLVPFDVPRGRRKLARYLGADEALWDARFVHYLHDDPVERGTMWLRLVPDSLSAKDLSYSVAP encoded by the coding sequence GTGGACGCCTTCCTTCAGCAGCCGCTCACCGCGCGTATCGCGACGAGCGGGCCGACGGTGCGTCCTGTCTGGTTCCTCTGGGAAGAGGGTGCCTTCTGGACCCTGACCGGCCCGTGGGCGCGGCTGTTCGACCGGGTGAAGGATGACCCGAACGTCGCCCTCGTGGTGGACGAGTGCGATCTCCTGACGGGGCGTGTCCGGCAGGTGATCGCTCGGGGCCGGGCCGATCTCGTGCCTTTCGACGTGCCGAGGGGGCGGCGGAAGCTTGCCCGCTACCTGGGAGCGGACGAGGCTCTGTGGGATGCACGCTTCGTGCACTACCTGCACGACGATCCGGTCGAACGGGGCACGATGTGGCTGCGTTTGGTGCCGGACTCGCTCAGCGCGAAGGATCTCAGTTACTCGGTGGCGCCGTGA
- a CDS encoding DUF5808 domain-containing protein, with translation MQRDDDRHWHVAGMVYVRRGDPAVLVHRRAGMYWTLNLGHPVSWLILAVVVLVAVLTGLGVIDLPTRSG, from the coding sequence GTGCAGCGCGACGACGATCGCCACTGGCACGTCGCCGGGATGGTCTATGTCCGCCGCGGCGATCCGGCGGTCCTCGTCCACCGGCGGGCGGGCATGTACTGGACGCTCAACCTCGGCCACCCCGTCAGCTGGCTGATCCTCGCCGTCGTCGTTCTCGTCGCCGTCCTCACCGGGCTCGGCGTCATCGACCTGCCCACGAGAAGCGGCTAG
- a CDS encoding glycoside hydrolase family 71/99-like protein gives MDKRSHTRRNFLRGTAVLGAGAGALWAGIGAGSRAGAAGVPRPAPARPAAAPSVRGKVYAGYQGWFACAGDGSPVNAWTHWASGTPAPGNQTFELYPDVSAYPADALFQTGYAALGNGRPAKLFSSYLTAVIDQHFHWMQQYQIDGAALQRFGSDIKAAGQPRLQQRNDIHGKARSAAEKYGRGFYIEYDISGLDDGTLVSTIQNDWTNTVTGTLHLTDSPSYAREGGRPVVELWGLGVSNRAGTVDGCLQLINWFKGKGAYVIGGVPRGWRTDSGAKPGFGPVYAALDMVSPWNTGNANVDQQLFDDDYAQLKANGQDYQPVIYPGFAWSNWHTGSPRNEIPRRAGDFMWQQAVAVRKCGTDSAFIAMFDEYDEGTAIAPAATDASMIPANQYFLTLDADGTHVSSDFYLRLATAATKMINGSAPISPTVPIPPTV, from the coding sequence GTGGACAAGCGATCACACACACGACGGAATTTCCTGCGTGGCACGGCCGTGCTGGGCGCCGGGGCGGGAGCGCTCTGGGCCGGGATCGGCGCCGGGTCCCGGGCCGGCGCGGCCGGCGTCCCCAGGCCGGCCCCCGCGCGGCCGGCCGCCGCGCCGAGCGTGAGGGGCAAGGTGTACGCGGGCTACCAGGGGTGGTTCGCCTGCGCCGGGGACGGCTCCCCCGTGAACGCGTGGACGCACTGGGCCTCGGGCACGCCGGCCCCCGGCAACCAGACGTTCGAGCTCTACCCGGACGTGTCGGCGTACCCGGCCGACGCGCTGTTCCAGACCGGATACGCCGCCCTCGGCAACGGCCGGCCGGCCAAGCTGTTCTCCTCGTACCTGACGGCGGTCATCGACCAGCACTTCCACTGGATGCAGCAGTACCAGATCGACGGTGCCGCCCTCCAGCGCTTCGGCAGCGACATCAAGGCCGCCGGCCAGCCCCGCCTCCAGCAGCGCAACGACATCCACGGGAAGGCGAGAAGCGCCGCCGAGAAGTACGGCCGCGGCTTCTACATCGAGTACGACATCAGCGGGCTCGACGACGGCACCCTCGTCTCGACGATCCAGAACGACTGGACGAACACCGTCACGGGAACCCTGCACCTGACCGACTCCCCGTCGTACGCGCGCGAGGGCGGCAGGCCCGTCGTGGAACTGTGGGGCCTGGGCGTGAGCAACCGTGCCGGCACCGTGGACGGTTGCCTGCAACTCATCAACTGGTTCAAGGGCAAGGGCGCCTACGTCATCGGCGGTGTCCCGCGCGGCTGGCGTACCGACTCGGGCGCCAAGCCCGGTTTCGGTCCCGTCTATGCCGCCCTTGACATGGTCTCGCCCTGGAACACCGGCAACGCCAACGTCGACCAGCAACTGTTCGACGACGACTACGCGCAGCTGAAGGCGAACGGGCAGGACTACCAGCCGGTGATCTATCCGGGCTTCGCCTGGTCCAACTGGCACACCGGGTCTCCGAGGAACGAGATCCCGCGCAGGGCCGGGGACTTCATGTGGCAGCAGGCCGTGGCCGTGCGCAAGTGCGGCACCGACTCGGCGTTCATCGCCATGTTCGACGAGTACGACGAGGGCACCGCCATCGCACCGGCCGCCACGGACGCCTCGATGATCCCGGCGAACCAGTACTTCCTCACCCTGGACGCCGACGGCACCCACGTCTCGTCCGACTTCTACCTGCGCCTCGCCACCGCCGCCACCAAGATGATCAACGGCTCGGCGCCCATCAGTCCCACGGTTCCGATCCCGCCGACCGTGTGA
- a CDS encoding Lrp/AsnC family transcriptional regulator, translating to MARQGLDRLDGRMLRLLRERPREGLLEIARQLGVARGTLQARLNRLTDAGVVTGYGPDVDVSALGHVVQAFTTFEVDQSAREAITVRLRAVPQILEAHIVTGPGDIWCRIAGTSNQHVQQVIDHVLEVPGVRRGTTVIALSAVIPSRVQPLVDEVAGLS from the coding sequence GTGGCACGACAGGGTCTGGACCGGCTCGACGGCCGGATGCTGCGCCTGCTCAGGGAGCGCCCGCGCGAGGGTCTGCTGGAGATCGCCCGGCAGCTCGGCGTCGCGCGCGGCACCCTCCAGGCCCGGCTCAACCGGCTGACCGACGCCGGCGTGGTGACCGGCTACGGGCCGGACGTGGACGTCAGCGCTCTCGGTCACGTGGTCCAGGCCTTCACCACCTTCGAGGTGGACCAGTCGGCGCGCGAGGCGATCACCGTGCGCCTCCGGGCCGTGCCGCAGATCCTTGAGGCGCACATCGTGACGGGCCCCGGCGACATCTGGTGCCGCATCGCGGGCACCAGCAACCAGCACGTGCAACAGGTGATCGACCACGTCCTGGAGGTGCCGGGCGTCCGGCGCGGTACGACGGTCATCGCGCTGAGCGCCGTCATCCCCTCCCGGGTCCAGCCCCTGGTCGACGAGGTGGCCGGGCTGTCCTGA
- a CDS encoding nitroreductase family protein: MRQHTHPFIPYRPARYDETEAVDRGKEFLSFLDGRRSVRYFSDEPVPRACVDLAIAAANTAPSGAHFQPWKFAVIGDAETKHRIRVAAEEEERTNYEGGRIPPPWRAALARLETGSDKGYLDVVPWIVVCFAEKSTAMPDGSLRKNYYVNESVGIACGFLIAALHAMGLCTLTHTPNPMGFLTDICERPGNERPYILFPIGYAAADCEVPDLARKSLAEATVESPGLR; this comes from the coding sequence GTGAGGCAGCACACCCACCCGTTCATCCCCTATCGGCCTGCCCGGTACGACGAGACCGAGGCGGTCGATCGGGGCAAGGAGTTCCTGTCCTTCCTCGACGGCCGGCGCAGCGTGCGGTACTTCAGCGATGAGCCGGTCCCGCGCGCGTGCGTCGACCTCGCCATCGCCGCGGCGAACACCGCCCCCTCCGGTGCGCACTTCCAGCCGTGGAAGTTCGCCGTGATCGGCGACGCCGAGACGAAGCACCGCATCAGGGTCGCCGCTGAGGAGGAGGAGCGGACCAACTACGAAGGCGGGCGGATCCCGCCCCCGTGGCGCGCCGCGCTCGCGCGCCTGGAGACGGGCTCGGACAAGGGCTACCTGGACGTCGTGCCGTGGATCGTCGTCTGCTTCGCCGAGAAGAGCACCGCGATGCCGGACGGCTCGCTGCGCAAGAACTACTACGTGAACGAGAGCGTCGGCATCGCCTGCGGTTTCCTCATCGCCGCACTGCACGCGATGGGGCTGTGCACCCTGACGCACACGCCCAACCCGATGGGGTTCCTCACCGACATCTGCGAGCGGCCCGGCAACGAACGGCCCTACATCCTCTTCCCGATCGGCTACGCCGCGGCCGACTGCGAGGTCCCGGACCTGGCGCGCAAGTCGCTGGCGGAAGCGACCGTCGAGAGCCCGGGACTGCGGTGA
- a CDS encoding substrate-binding domain-containing protein, with the protein MRAVHTAVALAVVSTLTLAGCSRGSGGSPDSTSGGKGAARPKNATMIMSTLNNPFFISVKNGAQAEAKKLGFALNVQNANNSDTTALNLATSAVSKQVGALIIDPVSTQSATSAVNQANGAKIPILGFDRRPSGGTLASFIGYDAIEAGRRSADALAKSLGAKGQVVEIQGLLGTNVAQDRSKGFEQEIAKSPGIKVVAKQAANFDRATALDTMTNILQAHPGIDGVYAANDEMAMGVLAALKSRGLAGKVQLVGNDGISDALQAINAGQMYATNAESPYALGQQVARLTAQVLAGKAVKDNQVLEGKLTTKDTVKAYARTLVGLGDSADVPASLR; encoded by the coding sequence ATGCGAGCAGTTCACACCGCCGTGGCGCTGGCGGTCGTTTCCACCCTGACCCTGGCAGGCTGCAGCCGGGGCAGCGGTGGCAGTCCGGACTCCACCTCCGGTGGCAAGGGCGCGGCCCGGCCCAAGAACGCCACCATGATCATGAGCACCCTGAACAACCCGTTCTTCATCAGCGTGAAGAACGGCGCTCAGGCGGAGGCGAAGAAGCTCGGCTTCGCGCTCAACGTGCAGAACGCCAACAACTCCGACACCACCGCGCTCAACCTGGCGACCTCCGCGGTCTCCAAGCAGGTCGGCGCCCTGATCATCGACCCGGTCAGCACGCAGTCGGCGACCTCGGCGGTCAACCAGGCCAACGGCGCCAAGATCCCGATCCTCGGTTTCGACCGCAGGCCGAGCGGCGGCACGCTGGCCTCCTTCATCGGATACGACGCGATCGAGGCCGGCCGCCGCAGCGCCGACGCGCTCGCGAAGTCCCTGGGCGCCAAGGGCCAGGTCGTGGAGATCCAGGGGCTCCTGGGCACCAACGTGGCCCAGGACCGCAGCAAGGGCTTCGAGCAGGAGATCGCCAAGTCGCCGGGCATCAAGGTCGTCGCCAAGCAGGCGGCCAACTTCGACCGGGCGACGGCGCTCGACACGATGACCAACATCCTGCAAGCTCACCCGGGCATCGACGGCGTCTACGCCGCCAACGACGAGATGGCCATGGGCGTGCTCGCCGCGCTGAAATCCCGCGGCCTGGCCGGCAAGGTCCAGCTCGTGGGCAACGACGGCATCTCCGACGCGCTCCAGGCGATCAACGCCGGCCAGATGTACGCCACCAACGCCGAGTCGCCCTACGCGCTCGGGCAGCAGGTGGCCCGGCTGACGGCACAGGTCCTGGCCGGCAAGGCGGTGAAGGACAACCAGGTGCTGGAGGGGAAGCTCACCACCAAGGACACCGTGAAGGCCTACGCCCGGACGCTGGTGGGTCTCGGGGACTCCGCCGACGTTCCGGCGTCGCTGAGGTAG
- a CDS encoding ABC transporter permease translates to MNSPVFSALRTLARELRTVWMLVLVCVVLSFASPTFLTSTNLLNVGLATATVALLAIGQSYVIVLAEIDLSVGATLAFSAMATALVLRHHGLALGILVGLGTGAVVGLVNGLLVTRARMPSFIVTLATMSILAGLTLQISSGNPVAVTDYSFQGIGQDYLAGVPVPVWLMLVAYLVFGVLLARTGFGRFVYATGDNLEAARLSGIRTQRIKVIAFVLAGVLAALGGFVLTARLSTAEPTAGTGYELESIAAVIIGGTSLAGGRGKLLGTLIGALVLGVIDNGMNLLDVSPFLQEPVKGVVILLAVYFDRNIDSLRALTFWRNPGNPAVPTPSPSPSPSKTDPVG, encoded by the coding sequence ATGAACTCCCCCGTGTTCTCCGCTCTGAGGACCCTCGCCCGCGAACTGCGCACGGTGTGGATGCTGGTGCTGGTGTGCGTGGTCCTCAGCTTCGCCTCGCCGACCTTCCTGACCAGCACCAACCTGCTGAACGTGGGCCTGGCGACGGCGACGGTCGCCCTGCTGGCGATCGGGCAGAGCTATGTGATCGTGCTCGCCGAGATCGACCTCTCGGTGGGCGCCACGCTGGCCTTCTCGGCGATGGCCACGGCTCTGGTGCTCCGCCACCACGGCCTGGCGCTCGGGATCCTGGTCGGACTGGGCACCGGCGCCGTGGTCGGGCTGGTGAACGGGCTCCTGGTCACCAGGGCGAGGATGCCCTCCTTCATCGTGACGCTGGCCACCATGTCGATCCTCGCCGGCCTGACCCTGCAGATCAGCTCCGGCAACCCGGTCGCGGTCACCGACTACTCCTTCCAGGGCATCGGCCAGGACTACCTGGCGGGCGTCCCGGTCCCGGTGTGGCTGATGCTGGTGGCCTACCTGGTCTTCGGGGTGCTGCTCGCGCGCACGGGCTTCGGCAGGTTCGTCTACGCCACCGGTGACAACCTGGAGGCCGCCCGGCTGTCGGGCATCCGCACCCAGCGGATCAAGGTCATCGCCTTCGTGCTGGCCGGGGTCCTGGCGGCACTCGGCGGCTTCGTCCTCACCGCCCGGCTGTCGACCGCCGAGCCGACCGCGGGCACGGGATACGAGCTGGAGTCGATCGCGGCCGTCATCATCGGCGGCACCAGCCTGGCCGGCGGACGCGGCAAGCTGCTGGGCACCCTGATCGGCGCCCTGGTGCTCGGCGTGATCGACAACGGCATGAACCTGCTGGACGTCTCCCCGTTCCTCCAGGAGCCCGTCAAGGGCGTGGTGATCCTTCTCGCCGTCTACTTCGACCGCAACATCGACTCCCTGCGGGCCCTGACGTTCTGGCGGAACCCGGGCAACCCCGCCGTGCCGACACCGTCACCGTCGCCGTCGCCCTCAAAGACCGATCCGGTCGGGTAG
- a CDS encoding sugar ABC transporter ATP-binding protein → MHLRLHGIRKSFGDNDILKGVTFEVAPGEVVALAGENGAGKSTLTRVISGAHQPDSGTVEIDGKAVAFKEPQDAMALGIGVIYQEFRQNLFPQLSVAENIHVLDREKRFGRLLVRRERMFREAGAALGDLGMDIDPRRPVGSLSVAEQQMVEIARATSRSLSLLILDEPTAALDERESEQLFRQIRRLRAGGVSIVYISHRMDEILELADRIVVLRDGKVALDEPVARTGTAEVITAMVGEAVDDFYPKEDNVREEVVLRLEGASGGGFQDVDLSVRAGEVLGVGGVMGSGRGPLLRAMFGLEPLTAGTLSVDGRRVRRGGVPEAIARGIAYITPDRQAEGLCVGLPVLANVSLATLGRYTGPLGLVRLGAERAAGERVMRDVRVHAQSPSAAVSTLSGGNQQKTLFAKWVLTAPRVLLLDEPTRGVDIGAKAEIYRIINQLTADGVAVVLVSSDLPELVNMSDRAVVMRDGHVVAELSGDRLDEQAVLEHSLVGAA, encoded by the coding sequence ATGCATCTGCGACTGCACGGCATACGCAAGTCGTTCGGCGACAACGACATCCTCAAGGGGGTCACCTTCGAGGTGGCGCCGGGCGAGGTCGTCGCCCTGGCCGGTGAGAACGGCGCGGGTAAGTCCACGTTGACGAGGGTCATCTCCGGTGCCCACCAGCCGGACTCCGGCACCGTGGAGATCGACGGGAAGGCGGTCGCCTTCAAGGAGCCCCAGGACGCCATGGCCCTGGGCATCGGAGTGATCTACCAGGAGTTCCGGCAGAACCTCTTCCCGCAGCTGAGCGTGGCGGAGAACATCCACGTGCTGGACCGCGAGAAGCGCTTCGGGCGGCTGCTGGTCCGCAGGGAGCGCATGTTCCGCGAGGCCGGCGCGGCGCTGGGCGACCTCGGCATGGACATCGACCCCCGGCGCCCGGTGGGCTCGTTGAGCGTCGCCGAGCAGCAGATGGTCGAGATCGCCCGGGCCACCTCGCGGTCCCTGAGCCTGCTCATCCTGGACGAGCCGACGGCGGCCCTGGACGAGCGGGAGTCCGAGCAGCTCTTCCGGCAGATCCGGCGGCTGCGGGCCGGCGGCGTGTCCATCGTCTACATCAGCCACCGCATGGACGAGATCCTCGAACTCGCCGACCGAATCGTCGTGTTGCGTGACGGGAAGGTGGCCCTGGACGAGCCGGTGGCGAGGACCGGCACCGCCGAGGTCATCACGGCCATGGTGGGCGAGGCGGTGGACGACTTCTACCCGAAGGAGGACAACGTCCGCGAGGAGGTGGTACTCCGCCTCGAAGGAGCCTCCGGCGGGGGCTTCCAGGACGTGGATCTCAGCGTGCGGGCCGGCGAGGTGCTCGGCGTCGGCGGGGTGATGGGCTCCGGACGCGGCCCGCTGCTGCGTGCGATGTTCGGCCTGGAGCCGCTGACCGCGGGCACGCTGAGCGTCGACGGCCGGCGGGTGCGCCGGGGCGGTGTGCCGGAGGCCATCGCCCGGGGCATCGCCTACATCACCCCAGACCGGCAGGCGGAGGGGCTGTGCGTGGGCCTGCCGGTGCTGGCCAACGTCTCCCTCGCCACGCTGGGCCGTTACACCGGTCCGCTCGGCCTGGTGCGGCTCGGCGCCGAACGCGCGGCCGGCGAGCGGGTCATGCGGGACGTGCGGGTGCACGCGCAGTCCCCGTCGGCGGCCGTCTCGACGCTCTCCGGCGGCAACCAGCAGAAGACGCTGTTCGCCAAGTGGGTGCTGACCGCGCCCCGGGTCCTGCTGCTGGACGAGCCCACCCGCGGGGTGGACATCGGCGCGAAGGCCGAGATCTACCGCATCATCAACCAGCTGACCGCCGACGGCGTGGCCGTGGTCCTGGTCAGCTCCGACCTGCCCGAACTGGTCAACATGTCCGATCGCGCCGTGGTGATGCGCGACGGGCACGTCGTCGCGGAACTGTCCGGTGACCGCCTCGACGAGCAAGCCGTTCTTGAGCACTCCCTGGTAGGTGCCGCATGA
- the rbsD gene encoding D-ribose pyranase, protein MRRNRGTLNGQLARVISEVGHTDQLVVTDAGLPIPPGVERVDLAVAENLPRFLELLDVVLAEVEVEEALLAEEIRQNSPEMLAEIERRLAALGVTPRFVPHVEFKKATASARAAVRSGEFTPYANVLLSAGVVY, encoded by the coding sequence GTGAGGCGCAACCGAGGAACCCTCAACGGACAACTGGCCCGCGTCATCTCCGAGGTGGGGCATACCGACCAGCTCGTGGTCACCGACGCCGGGCTGCCGATCCCGCCCGGCGTGGAGCGCGTCGACCTCGCGGTGGCCGAGAATCTGCCGCGCTTCCTGGAGCTGCTGGACGTGGTGCTCGCCGAGGTCGAGGTGGAGGAGGCGCTGCTGGCCGAGGAGATCAGGCAGAACAGCCCCGAGATGCTCGCCGAGATCGAGCGGCGGCTCGCCGCCCTCGGGGTCACGCCCCGCTTCGTACCCCACGTGGAGTTCAAGAAGGCCACCGCCTCGGCGCGGGCCGCCGTGCGCTCAGGTGAGTTCACCCCCTACGCCAACGTGCTGCTCAGCGCGGGCGTGGTGTACTGA